The Anabaena sp. PCC 7108 region CTACGTGAGCTATTTCCATGATGATTGTGAATACTAATCATGGATTAGCTGCTTAAGAAGGAATGTGCAAGGCTGAAATTTTACAGTCAGGTTTTAAATGCGATTTAGGGATGGGCAGCGTCATATGGTTTGACAAACGCGACAGATGGATTGGCTAACTAAATCATGTGACTTTGAGTAACCAAACCATGCGCCGCGCTACATTCGGAGTTGCTTTATATAGCAATTACTATTGAAGTGAGGTACAAGCTGTAATAATTAAACGCAGATGGACGCAGATGGACGCAGATAAACGCAGATGATTTTGTACTTCACTAGACTAGGAAACGCTATATTTTAGAGCATCGTGAATTAGCGAGGATATAATATTATTTCAGAGGGAACAGGAAGCAACTCTTAACAGGAAAAACTCATGTTTAAAAACATGAGATTGAAATAATGACACTGTTTTTTTCGTGTCACTCTCCTTGTAAAAACATCCTTTTTTTGACTGAGCTTTAAACTCAGAACTAAAGTTTCTTATCTGTTCCCTGTTCCCTGTTCCCTTTTTTTGTAATTATGTATGGCTATTTTCACACAATTTATATTGTCTGGAATTAATCAGCATTTTTGGCAAATATTTTTACAAAGTATAAGTGAAGTTTTTTACCAACATCCCAGGAACTAATGTCCCTCCTAATTGCCGACTTTCATAGGTTCCGACTTCAGGAATAAATTCTTGAAAGTTGGTTAAATCTACTAAATTTTCTGCACCCCAAAAGCGATAGAGACTTTCATCAAAACGCAGGTTGGCAATGGGGGCGACAATTTCACCATTTTCTACCCAAAAACAGGCATAGCGAGTCATACCTGTAATTCTACCACTAGGGCGATCGCTCCAATTTAAATAATGTAAATTAGCAACATATAACCCTGTATCTAAACTTTGTAAAATCTGCTCAAATGCCAAATTACCTGGGGTTATTTCTGGAGAACGTAAGGTTTCTGAAGCATTAGCACCATTAGCAATTTTATTATATTCTTTGGCTGTACGAGAATTAACTAGAGTATTTCTCAAAACTCCTTTTTCTATTAGAGATAATTCCGGTGCGGCCATTTCTCCTAATTCATTAAATCTGGGAACTAAACCTAATTGAAAGTTTTCTTGCAAATTAAATTTTGGTGAAAGTTGTTTTTCTTGACGTGATAAAACAGCTAAAGCACTATTACCTTGTTGAATATCTGCTTCACTAATAGCACCCCAAGAAAGCATACCCAATAAATCAGCCACCGCAGCTGGAGCAAAATAGGTTTTATATTGTCCTTTTGGTAATTCTTTAACTGGACGAGACAGCATTGCTAATTGGTTTTTGCCATCATTTATTTTAGCTAGATAAGCAGATTCATCCCAATTGCTGCCGGCAAAAGTCCCTTTAACAGCTTGTCCTGATTCTATAAACAAAGAATAGTCTAAGGTGAAAGAATCAGTAGCAAACCAGTGTTTTTGTCCGCTAGAATCGCCATAAGCTCTGATGACAATTCCCCCAGCATACATTCCAGTAAAATCTAAATCAGCAACTGATTCTAAAATGTTATTAATAACATTTTCTGGTACTAATAATTTGCCTATATTTACTTCTCTACTTGCATTATTTCCGGTAGGTAAAACTAAATAAGGATCAATAGGTAATATAGTCAAATCTTCCCGTAATTCCTCTAAAGCCGTGTATGCTAATTGCCAATCTATGTCCCAATTCCCAGTCAAGGGAAACTGACGAAAACTACTGCGTTCATTTGCTATTAATGTCAGTTGAATCGAACCATCATTAACATAACCTGTTTGTCTAACTTTCGCACAATTAAAGCGGGTAAATTGACTACTTTCGCTGCTGAGTCTCACCGTAAAATGTTCATTTTCTGCTTTTTTAATTAGCAGAGTTTCCACAATTTGATTAAAAGTTTTTTCTAAGGTTGATAATTCTGTAATTTTCATTGTTTAAATTGTATCTGTGTCAATATTTAATTCTCGCAATTTTGCCGCTAAACGTTCTGCTTTTCTTGCTGCAAATTCTGCTCTTTCTGTTTCTTGTTCAGCTCTTCGTGTTTGTATTGCTGTTTTTCTAGTTTCCTCTGCTGCGCTTTCTTCTGGTGTGGGTACTAACTCTCCTCCTGGGGTAAAATACCTTAACAAACCCTCATAAACTCCTAAATATAAACCTAGCTGTTGACTCCATAAATGACCTTTTTCATTGGGTTCTAAAGGTTGATATTTTCCATTTGTTAAATAAAAACCTGCAAATTCTAAGGTATAAGGGTCAAACCAAAAATAATCCGGTGTGCGGAAAGTATTTTGATAAAGTTCTTTTTTATATTCTCTATCAGTATTAGCTGTACTCGGTGAAAGAATTTCTAAAATAAAATTAGGATATTTACCATCTTCTTCCCACACTACCCAACTTTTAGGGGTTTTGCGTTCTGTTCCCAAAACAACAAAAAAATCAGGACCGCGGAAAAATTCTGATTTCTTTTGGTGAGGACTATAATAAATAGTCAGATTTCCCGCAGCATAGAAATCAGTTCTATCTTTCCACAACCATTCTAGACATTTGAAAAGTAAAATTATTTGTCGTAGATGCAGTTCTGTTTCGACGGTCGGTTCATCACTATATAAATCACTAGGAGGAAATATTACATCTGGGGAGATGTCTGGTTGTGATTCTAATTCTTGAGCAATGATCATATTGATATGGCATCAAGTAGTTATTTGTTGATTGTAGCATTAATAGGAGAAGTCAGGAGTTAGGAAGAAGGCAGGAAAAATTTTATTAACCACCACCAAAGACTTCAATATTAGCAAATCCACAAACTGGTGAACCATGACCTACAAAAATAGCTTGATTTGGTTCTCCTTTACCGCAATATGGTGTACCATACATTTGCCAACTGGAATTATTACCAACTTGAATTAAACTGTGCCAAAATTCTGGTGTGGTAGCGCGATAGTTAGGGTTACGAAGGGTTTTGGTCAGTTTACCGTTTTCAATTAATTTGGCATATTCACAACCAAATTGAAATTTATAACGTTGATCATCTATTGACCAAGAACGGTTAGATTCCATGTAAATACCATGTTCTATTCCTGATATAATTTCCTCAAAAGTGGCATTTCCTGGTTCTAAATTTAAGTTAGCCATTCTGTCTATCGGGGGACGATTCCAGGAACAAGCCCGCGCACAAGCAACACCGGTTAAATCTGCTCTAGCTTGACTTTCTAAGCTACCTAAACCTCGTTGTAAAATGCCTTTTTTAATAATATATTCTTTGGTGGCTACTGCACCAGTGTCATCAAAACCATAACTAGAAAATTCACCTGCTACTGTAGGATCAAAGGTGATATTCATGAGGGGTGAACCATATTCTAGTTTACCAAAATCATTTTTGCTAACAAAGCTACCTCCAGCATAGTTGCGTTCATCTCCTAAAATGCGGTCAATTTCTAAAGGATGTCCGATACTTTCATGAATTTGTAGCATCATTTGGTCTGGTGCTAAAACTAAAGTAGTGCGGGTATTTGGACATTCTTCTGCTGTTAATAATTCTAATACCTGTTCACCAACCTTTTGAACTTGATGCCATAAATTATCTTCTTGGAAAAGTTCCCAACTACCTTGATAATAGTTCGCTTCTTCACCGTTATTAGTGCGTCTTTGAACGATTTCTCCATCTTTAGCTATTGCACTAAAATGATTACCAAGGGAAAGAATATTTTGATATACTTCAGAACCATTACTACTCACAAACCAGGTTTCTTTTTGCTGTGTGCGAACTCTAGCTGTGGTTTGAATGATTTTATCGTTGATTTTCAGCTTTTGACAAATCCGAATTAGTAAATTGTTTATTTCTCCTGGATTAGTAGCATCTAATGGTTCTAAAAATGGTGATTTATATTCTCCTACAACTTTGGGACGTGTACTTTCACTAACCGGATATATCCACCATTTACTGGCTGCAATTGCTTGTTTATAGGCAATTTTTGCAGCGTTTTCTAAGCTGGAAATATCTAATGAGTTGGTGGCTGCATATCCTAAACAACCATCAACTATAACTTCTATCATTGCTCCTATATCTAATGTTTTACCATTACTTTGGGGTAAACCATCACGCACGGAATGATGGGTTGAAGTGGTTTTTACGGCTCTAATTCCTACCCAGTCTGCTGGAATGTTTAAATCGGAAATGGCTGTTGTTAGTTGTTTCCACATAGCTTCAATTAAAAATTAAAACTTAAAAATTAAAAATCACTTTTGATGATTTTTTTGTGTTTTGACAATGATAGCACCAATTATCTTTATGACTTCATTAAGTTCACCATAAATCGGTAGTAATTTTGCTTCGGGTATTATATCAGTAGCCATGAGCAATTTTAACCAATATCTAGTTTCTCGTCCTTCTTTTAAAGCAATTTTTAATTTGTGAACAAAATCTGCTGTACTCTCTGCTGCTTGTGATTCATCAACGTTTGCACCAATGGATGTACCAGAACGAAGTAATTGTTTAGATATTGTTTTTGCAACTCCAGGGTGTTTATCTAATTCCTGACAAAGTTTGACTACACGAATAGCAAGCTCAAGTGTTCTATCAGTGATTGGTTGATAATTGCTCATGGTAAATTAATAATCACCTCCTGTTTTTTTTCTTTTTAATTTTTAATTTTTAATTTTTAATTTTTTCTTTGCCAGCGTGTTCCTTCTTTGCTGTCTATTAAGGTGATGCTTTTTATTAATAGTTCATCACGAATACGATCTGATTCGGCGAAGTTTTTGGCTTTTCTCGCTTCTTGTCTGCGTTGAATTAATTCTTCAATTTCTACATCGCTTATACTATCTGGTTTAGGAGTTTCTATTTCTGGTTTGGTTGTTAAACCTAAAACATCTGCTAATGTAGTTAGAGTTTGCCATTTTTGAAGTAATTCATTGGCTGGGGTTTCTGTTTTTCCTTGATGTACAATAATATTTCTTTCCCGATTTAGTTCTTTGGCTAATTCAAAAATTATTACTAACCCACCAGGAAAATTAAAGTCATCATTAACGGCTTCTTTAAATCTCTCAATCTGGGAATTTTGGATTTTAGATTTTGGATTTTGGATTAAATTAGATTCGTCCCAGCCTAATTTTTTACGATGTTGATAACCAAAAAGTAATCCTTCTTTAATTGTATGCCAGCCGTTTGTTGCTGCTAAAATTGCTTCATCGGTAAAGTCTATGGGTTTACGATATTGTGCCATCATCACAAATAACCTTACGGCCATTGGGTCTACACCTCGATCTAGCAATTCCCGAATAGTGATAAAATTACCCAAGGATTTGGACATTTTTTCACCATCTACTTTGACCATACCGTTGTGTAACCAATAATTAGCTAAAGGCTTACCAGTGACTGCTTCAGATTGGGCAATTTCATTTTCATGATGTGGGAAAATTAAGTCAGCACCACCAGCATGAATGTCAATGGTATCACCCAAGCGATCGCGCACCATTGCTGAACATTCTATATGCCATCCGGGACGACCTTTTCCCCAAGGTGAGTCCCACGCAGGTTCGGATGGTTTTGCAGCTTTCCACAAAGCAAAATCAAAGGGATCTTTCTTTTTTTGATATTCTGGATCTTCTACATTTACTCTTTCGCTTGCACCAGCTTGCATATCATCTAATTTTCGTCCTGAAAGTTTGCCATATCCATCAAACTTTCGCACCGCATAATAAACATCACCATCAGATGGATAAGCAAAACCTTTTTGTTCTAAATCATGAATTAATCTTTTAATACCGTTCATGGTATGGGTTGCACGGGGATATTCATCAGCTTCTTTAATTCCCAAACGTGCCATATCTTCAAAATATGCCTTAATAAAGCGTTCTGATACCGCTTCCATCGTCGAATTTTCTAACCGTGCGCGGTTAAGAATCTTATCATCAACATCCGTAAAATTTTGGATATAGCGCACATCATAACCGATAAACTCAAGATAGCGACGCACTACATCCCAAACAATACAAGCTCTAGCATGACCCAAATGGCAATAGTCGTAAACCGTCACACCGCAATAATACATCTTTACCTTCCCAGGATCGACGGTGGTAAATGGTTCTTGACGACGGGTGAGAGTATTGTAAATAGATAGGGTCATAATAGAGGAATAAGGCATCTAACGATCAGCAATGATAACGTAAGTTGCGAGTAATCGGATAGGTAAGTGAAACTGAATTAAGAGCGATCGCTCTCATCATCTATGATATCTGATGTAGTTCTCCCAATAATTCCCAGTAATATCATGTAATGCAATCAGCAGAGGTTGGTAAATTATGATTCAAGCTTTACCCAAAACTAAACCAGTAACTTTTACAGAGTTTGTGGAATGGAAACCAGAAAATAAAAGATATGAATTACATAATGGAGTAATTATTGAAATGAATCAACCTTTAGGTTTTCATGAATGGATTATCATTTTTCTGAATGACATCATCTTCTCAGAATATAAACGGTTAGGGTTGCCTTACGGTATATCTAAAACTGTTTTAGTTAAACCGACAAATAATGAATCTGCTTATTCACCAGATGTTTTAGTTTTAAATCGTGATAATTTAATCAATGAATTTTTATGGGAAAAACAAGCTACCGTTTCTCAAGCTGCATCAATACCTTTAATTATTGAAGTTGTGAGTACAAATTGGCGTGTTGATTATTTAACTAAAGTTAAAGATTATGAAGAAATTGGTATTGCTGAATATTGGATAGTTGATTATTTAGGTTTAGGTGGAACTCCCTATATAGGAAATCCCAAACAACCAACTATTTCTATCTATCATTTAATCAATGGAGAATATCGAGTTAGTCAATTTAGAGAAAATGAAACTGTAGCATCACCAACTTTTCCACAACTTACCCTTACTGCTAACCAGATTTTTCAAGCTGGTATGTAAATATGTTACTGTAATGCCGAGTAGCTAAAATCAAGATAAAATATAAAATACATCAATAGCCTACTTCATCACCATGCAAACAACAGTTAGTTCTGAATCTCAAACAATGGAAGCTCCCAAACAAGGATTGCCAGTAACAATTATTACAGGCTTCCTGGGAAGTGGTAAAACAACTTTACTCAATCATATTTTAACTAATCAGCAAGGAGTGAAAACCGCTGTTTTAGTCAACGAATTTGGCGAAATTGGTATTGATAACGAATTAGTTGTTGCTACCGATGAAAATATGGTGGAATTAAGTAATGGTTGTATTTGCTGCACCATTAATAATGACTTAGTAGATGCGGTTTACAAAGTTTTAGAAAGAGAAGAAAAGCTAGATTATCTAGTTGTAGAAACCACAGGTTTAGCAGATCCTTTACCTGTAGCCATGACATTTTTGGGTTCAGAATTACGAGATTTAACCCGGTTAGATTCCATTATCACCGTAGTTGATGCCGCAAATTATA contains the following coding sequences:
- a CDS encoding TldD/PmbA family protein — translated: MKITELSTLEKTFNQIVETLLIKKAENEHFTVRLSSESSQFTRFNCAKVRQTGYVNDGSIQLTLIANERSSFRQFPLTGNWDIDWQLAYTALEELREDLTILPIDPYLVLPTGNNASREVNIGKLLVPENVINNILESVADLDFTGMYAGGIVIRAYGDSSGQKHWFATDSFTLDYSLFIESGQAVKGTFAGSNWDESAYLAKINDGKNQLAMLSRPVKELPKGQYKTYFAPAAVADLLGMLSWGAISEADIQQGNSALAVLSRQEKQLSPKFNLQENFQLGLVPRFNELGEMAAPELSLIEKGVLRNTLVNSRTAKEYNKIANGANASETLRSPEITPGNLAFEQILQSLDTGLYVANLHYLNWSDRPSGRITGMTRYACFWVENGEIVAPIANLRFDESLYRFWGAENLVDLTNFQEFIPEVGTYESRQLGGTLVPGMLVKNFTYTL
- a CDS encoding Uma2 family endonuclease, with translation MIIAQELESQPDISPDVIFPPSDLYSDEPTVETELHLRQIILLFKCLEWLWKDRTDFYAAGNLTIYYSPHQKKSEFFRGPDFFVVLGTERKTPKSWVVWEEDGKYPNFILEILSPSTANTDREYKKELYQNTFRTPDYFWFDPYTLEFAGFYLTNGKYQPLEPNEKGHLWSQQLGLYLGVYEGLLRYFTPGGELVPTPEESAAEETRKTAIQTRRAEQETERAEFAARKAERLAAKLRELNIDTDTI
- a CDS encoding TldD/PmbA family protein, which produces MWKQLTTAISDLNIPADWVGIRAVKTTSTHHSVRDGLPQSNGKTLDIGAMIEVIVDGCLGYAATNSLDISSLENAAKIAYKQAIAASKWWIYPVSESTRPKVVGEYKSPFLEPLDATNPGEINNLLIRICQKLKINDKIIQTTARVRTQQKETWFVSSNGSEVYQNILSLGNHFSAIAKDGEIVQRRTNNGEEANYYQGSWELFQEDNLWHQVQKVGEQVLELLTAEECPNTRTTLVLAPDQMMLQIHESIGHPLEIDRILGDERNYAGGSFVSKNDFGKLEYGSPLMNITFDPTVAGEFSSYGFDDTGAVATKEYIIKKGILQRGLGSLESQARADLTGVACARACSWNRPPIDRMANLNLEPGNATFEEIISGIEHGIYMESNRSWSIDDQRYKFQFGCEYAKLIENGKLTKTLRNPNYRATTPEFWHSLIQVGNNSSWQMYGTPYCGKGEPNQAIFVGHGSPVCGFANIEVFGGG
- a CDS encoding four helix bundle protein, translated to MSNYQPITDRTLELAIRVVKLCQELDKHPGVAKTISKQLLRSGTSIGANVDESQAAESTADFVHKLKIALKEGRETRYWLKLLMATDIIPEAKLLPIYGELNEVIKIIGAIIVKTQKNHQK
- the cysS gene encoding cysteine--tRNA ligase, encoding MTLSIYNTLTRRQEPFTTVDPGKVKMYYCGVTVYDYCHLGHARACIVWDVVRRYLEFIGYDVRYIQNFTDVDDKILNRARLENSTMEAVSERFIKAYFEDMARLGIKEADEYPRATHTMNGIKRLIHDLEQKGFAYPSDGDVYYAVRKFDGYGKLSGRKLDDMQAGASERVNVEDPEYQKKKDPFDFALWKAAKPSEPAWDSPWGKGRPGWHIECSAMVRDRLGDTIDIHAGGADLIFPHHENEIAQSEAVTGKPLANYWLHNGMVKVDGEKMSKSLGNFITIRELLDRGVDPMAVRLFVMMAQYRKPIDFTDEAILAATNGWHTIKEGLLFGYQHRKKLGWDESNLIQNPKSKIQNSQIERFKEAVNDDFNFPGGLVIIFELAKELNRERNIIVHQGKTETPANELLQKWQTLTTLADVLGLTTKPEIETPKPDSISDVEIEELIQRRQEARKAKNFAESDRIRDELLIKSITLIDSKEGTRWQRKN
- a CDS encoding Uma2 family endonuclease — its product is MIQALPKTKPVTFTEFVEWKPENKRYELHNGVIIEMNQPLGFHEWIIIFLNDIIFSEYKRLGLPYGISKTVLVKPTNNESAYSPDVLVLNRDNLINEFLWEKQATVSQAASIPLIIEVVSTNWRVDYLTKVKDYEEIGIAEYWIVDYLGLGGTPYIGNPKQPTISIYHLINGEYRVSQFRENETVASPTFPQLTLTANQIFQAGM